The following are encoded together in the Capsulimonas corticalis genome:
- the metF gene encoding methylenetetrahydrofolate reductase [NAD(P)H], whose product MSDTMPFIEKLKAKTPTLSYEFFPPKNSGGWGTLYSSLGAIARQAPDFVSVTYGAGGSTRQKTVELVGRIQSELGIETVAHLTCVGHSQGELRGILEQLEAAGVKTVLALRGDRPKNDPAFVAHPEGFGRGCDLVDFIHRDFNFHIGCAFYPEKHPESSTMDLDIEILKAKQDVGADFAVSQLFFDNDTFYQFRDRAHAAGVTLPLIAGIMPVTSLSQLPRFSELGGSQIPAKLTDFLGQGSDEEIVPRGVEYAAAQCRDLIDNGVAGVHLYTLNKSVSSVKVTQALRASGHLPKAAPGK is encoded by the coding sequence TTGAGTGATACGATGCCGTTTATCGAGAAATTAAAGGCGAAGACGCCGACACTGTCCTATGAGTTTTTCCCGCCCAAGAATTCGGGCGGGTGGGGGACGCTGTATTCGTCGCTTGGCGCGATCGCCCGCCAGGCGCCGGACTTTGTGTCCGTGACCTATGGCGCGGGCGGCTCCACGCGTCAGAAAACGGTGGAGCTGGTCGGGCGTATTCAAAGCGAGCTGGGGATCGAGACGGTGGCGCATCTGACGTGCGTCGGCCATTCTCAAGGCGAATTGCGCGGTATTCTCGAACAGCTGGAGGCGGCCGGCGTGAAGACCGTGCTGGCGCTGCGCGGCGACCGGCCCAAGAATGATCCGGCGTTTGTGGCGCACCCCGAAGGCTTCGGACGCGGCTGCGATCTGGTCGACTTCATCCACCGGGACTTCAATTTTCACATCGGATGCGCGTTCTACCCCGAGAAGCACCCGGAGTCGAGCACCATGGATCTGGACATTGAGATCCTGAAGGCCAAGCAGGATGTCGGCGCGGACTTCGCCGTTTCCCAGCTCTTTTTCGACAACGACACATTCTATCAGTTCCGCGACCGCGCCCACGCCGCCGGCGTCACGCTGCCGCTGATCGCCGGGATCATGCCCGTGACCTCGCTCAGCCAGCTCCCGCGCTTCTCCGAACTTGGCGGCTCCCAGATTCCCGCCAAGCTCACGGATTTCCTCGGACAAGGCTCCGACGAAGAGATCGTCCCGCGCGGCGTCGAATACGCCGCCGCCCAATGCCGCGACTTAATCGACAACGGCGTCGCCGGCGTGCATCTCTACACACTCAACAAATCCGTCTCCTCGGTCAAAGTCACGCAGGCGCTGCGCGCGTCTGGGCATTTGCCCAAGGCGGCGCCGGGGAAGTAG
- a CDS encoding D-sedoheptulose-7-phosphate isomerase — protein MSSTTLGVTLEGHVAQLKRDLDGILVHEAALSGLAAALLASFAQGGKMLTCGNGGSAAEAAHLAEELTGRFYRERKSLPGMCLSIDGTLLTCIGNDYGFEEIFARQVESLGRPGDVLIGFTTSGNSENVLRAIQRAKERGLITAVFSGKTGGKMKGLCDYEFIVQSEHPSAMRVQECHQLMLHVLCEKIERVVLGIE, from the coding sequence TTGTCCAGCACCACTCTCGGAGTAACCTTAGAAGGCCATGTCGCCCAATTGAAGCGCGACTTGGACGGAATCCTCGTCCACGAAGCCGCGCTGAGCGGCCTCGCGGCCGCCCTCCTGGCGTCGTTCGCGCAGGGCGGCAAGATGCTCACCTGCGGCAACGGCGGCTCCGCCGCCGAAGCCGCGCATCTCGCCGAGGAACTGACCGGCCGCTTTTACCGCGAGCGTAAATCCCTGCCGGGCATGTGCCTGTCCATCGACGGCACATTACTCACCTGCATCGGCAACGACTACGGCTTTGAGGAGATCTTCGCGCGCCAGGTCGAATCCCTCGGGCGCCCCGGCGACGTGCTGATCGGCTTCACCACCAGCGGCAACTCCGAAAATGTCCTGCGCGCAATCCAGAGAGCGAAGGAGCGCGGCCTCATCACCGCTGTCTTCTCCGGCAAAACCGGCGGCAAGATGAAGGGACTCTGCGATTACGAATTTATCGTCCAGAGCGAACATCCTTCGGCGATGCGCGTTCAAGAGTGCCACCAGTTGATGCTGCATGTGCTGTGCGAGAAAATCGAGCGGGTTGTGCTGGGGATTGAGTGA
- a CDS encoding (Fe-S)-binding protein — translation MIDDAYTNDLMTCVHCGLCLNACPTYLETGSEADSPRGRIVLMRALHEGRLSPKDEDLRQHIDACLGCRACETACPSAVPYGHLVEVARGRINHEGDRPVSETLGRKALLGTLTHPSRMAAAMTVARRVTDGDVPALALKMLSGDAGAKTQHVALPAKINPPLPPAYTPAVGKKRARVGVLAGCVMRVLYGDTNANTVRVLAANGCEVLVNRRQGCCGALHAHNGALEEARGLARQLIDAFTPMDGLDAIIVNSAGCGSTMKDYETLFADDPSYREKACAFAAKVRDISEFLDDLGWGAPLQPLSSEPLTLTYHDACHLAHGQGVRDAPRALLGLIPGAKLVSLKESEICCGSAGIYNLTEPEMATRLRERKIAHIRATGASIVATGNPGCLSWINSGLAADSENVIRVAHPVTLLAEALCPAPLSE, via the coding sequence ATGATCGACGACGCCTACACAAACGATTTAATGACCTGTGTCCACTGCGGCCTCTGCCTCAACGCCTGTCCCACCTATCTGGAGACGGGCAGCGAGGCGGATAGCCCGCGTGGGCGGATCGTGCTGATGCGCGCCCTGCATGAAGGACGCCTGTCGCCGAAGGACGAAGACCTGCGCCAGCATATCGACGCCTGTCTGGGCTGCCGCGCCTGCGAGACTGCGTGTCCGTCCGCCGTGCCGTACGGGCATCTGGTCGAAGTCGCGCGTGGGAGAATCAACCATGAAGGCGATCGGCCGGTGTCGGAGACGCTGGGTCGCAAGGCGCTGTTGGGGACGCTGACGCACCCGTCGCGCATGGCGGCGGCGATGACCGTGGCGCGGCGCGTGACGGATGGGGACGTTCCCGCGCTCGCGCTCAAGATGCTATCGGGCGACGCCGGCGCGAAGACGCAGCATGTCGCGCTGCCGGCCAAAATCAATCCGCCGCTGCCGCCGGCTTATACGCCGGCCGTGGGCAAAAAACGCGCGCGAGTGGGCGTGCTCGCCGGATGCGTGATGCGCGTGCTGTACGGCGACACCAACGCGAATACCGTGCGGGTGCTGGCCGCGAACGGGTGCGAGGTTTTGGTGAACCGACGCCAGGGCTGCTGCGGCGCGCTGCACGCGCACAACGGCGCGCTGGAAGAGGCCCGGGGACTCGCGCGCCAGCTGATCGACGCCTTCACGCCGATGGACGGCCTGGACGCCATCATCGTCAACTCCGCCGGTTGCGGCAGCACGATGAAGGATTACGAGACGCTGTTCGCGGACGATCCAAGTTACCGAGAAAAGGCGTGCGCCTTCGCCGCCAAAGTGCGCGATATCAGCGAGTTTCTGGACGATCTGGGGTGGGGGGCGCCTCTTCAGCCCCTGTCTTCGGAGCCGCTGACGCTGACTTACCATGACGCCTGTCATCTCGCGCACGGGCAGGGAGTGCGCGACGCGCCCCGCGCGCTGCTGGGGCTTATTCCCGGCGCTAAGTTGGTTTCGCTCAAAGAAAGTGAGATCTGCTGCGGTTCGGCGGGAATCTATAACTTGACCGAGCCCGAGATGGCGACTCGTCTGCGTGAGCGCAAAATCGCCCATATCCGGGCGACCGGGGCGAGCATTGTCGCCACCGGCAACCCTGGCTGTCTGTCCTGGATCAACTCCGGATTGGCCGCCGATTCTGAAAATGTCATCCGCGTGGCCCATCCGGTCACGCTGCTTGCGGAGGCGCTTTGTCCAGCACCACTCTCGGAGTAA
- a CDS encoding FAD-binding oxidoreductase, with product MTNGSFDLFGLAPGDAVFPASITEIQDIVREAPAGAAIVPWGGGTRQHLGYAPERYDLALSTRNLNRVVDYQPADMTVTVEAGITVAALQSLLGEQGQFLALDVAEPERRTVGGIIAARADSLRRFQYGSVRDSLIGVSVIDARAELVKGGGRVVKNVSGYDLPKMYCGSLGTLGLIVEASFKVSPLPQASATVLLPLEAEHNSEDALDSLLASELVPSFLYLLSPQAARVLLEIPDGVEPTQFLIVGFDGDEESVAWQVETLGAGALDSETAGTIRDRLRDFAHAPSPMTCAFHILSSQVGAFSRMLEWTARRAGFVAQVATDAALGMMWAHFAPASEASDWSTLWPDLFDKASRCGGSFIVERMPDELRAEDKPIWFPLLSDFALMRGLKEKLDPGRLWNPGRFVGRL from the coding sequence ATGACGAATGGCTCTTTCGATCTGTTTGGCCTTGCGCCGGGCGACGCCGTATTCCCGGCGTCCATTACCGAGATTCAGGATATCGTGCGCGAGGCGCCCGCCGGCGCGGCGATTGTCCCGTGGGGCGGGGGAACCCGGCAGCATTTGGGCTATGCGCCCGAGCGCTACGACCTCGCGCTTTCGACGCGAAACCTCAATCGCGTGGTCGATTATCAGCCGGCGGATATGACTGTTACGGTGGAAGCCGGGATCACGGTCGCCGCTTTGCAGTCCCTGCTTGGCGAGCAGGGACAGTTCCTGGCCCTCGATGTCGCCGAGCCCGAACGCCGCACCGTCGGCGGAATCATCGCGGCCCGCGCGGACAGCCTGCGCCGCTTCCAATACGGGAGCGTGCGTGATTCCCTGATCGGCGTCAGCGTCATCGACGCCCGCGCGGAACTGGTCAAAGGCGGCGGCCGTGTGGTCAAGAACGTCTCAGGTTACGATCTCCCCAAGATGTACTGCGGCTCTCTGGGCACGCTGGGCCTGATCGTCGAAGCCTCGTTCAAAGTTTCGCCCCTGCCGCAAGCCTCGGCCACCGTGCTGCTGCCGCTGGAGGCCGAACACAACAGCGAGGACGCGCTCGATTCCCTGCTCGCCTCGGAGCTGGTTCCATCCTTTTTATATCTTCTCAGCCCGCAGGCGGCGCGCGTTCTTCTCGAAATTCCGGACGGCGTCGAACCCACACAGTTCCTGATCGTCGGCTTCGACGGCGATGAAGAATCGGTCGCCTGGCAAGTCGAGACTCTCGGCGCGGGCGCGCTCGATTCCGAGACAGCAGGTACAATAAGAGACCGGCTGCGCGATTTCGCGCACGCGCCGTCGCCGATGACCTGTGCGTTCCATATCCTTTCCTCCCAGGTCGGCGCCTTCTCGCGCATGCTGGAATGGACCGCCCGCCGCGCGGGCTTTGTCGCCCAGGTCGCCACCGACGCCGCGCTAGGAATGATGTGGGCGCACTTCGCCCCAGCGTCAGAAGCATCCGACTGGAGCACGCTTTGGCCCGACCTCTTCGACAAAGCCAGCCGCTGCGGCGGCAGCTTCATCGTAGAGCGCATGCCGGACGAGCTTCGGGCAGAAGACAAACCTATCTGGTTCCCACTGCTGTCGGACTTCGCGCTGATGCGGGGATTGAAAGAGAAATTGGATCCGGGACGGCTTTGGAACCCGGGGCGGTTTGTGGGGCGGTTGTAG